From Halichoerus grypus chromosome 6, mHalGry1.hap1.1, whole genome shotgun sequence, one genomic window encodes:
- the OR10P1 gene encoding olfactory receptor 10P1: protein MAEENHTLPEFLLLGFSDLRALQGPLFWVVLLVYLVTLLGNSTIILLTQASPALHSPMYYFLRHLSVVELLYTTDIVPRTLADLASPHPQAISFQGCVAQMYVFIVLGISECCLLTAMAYDRYIAICRPLHYSALMNWRACMAMVAVSWLMGIITATTHSSLIFTLPFPSHPIVPHFLCDILPVLRLASAGKHKSEISVVTATVVFIMVPFSLIMASYARILGAILAMASTQSRRKVFSTCSSHLLVVFLFFGTASITYIQPQGGSSVTMNRILSLFYTVITPMLNPIIYTLRNKEVAGALRRMVKRQVSSP from the coding sequence ATGGCTGAGGAAAATCATACTCTGCCTGAATTTCTCCTTCTAGGATTCTCTGACCTCAGGGCCCTACAGGGCCCCCTGTTCTGGGTGGTGCTTCTGGTCTACCTGGTCACCTTGCTCGGTAACTCTACAATCATCCTCCTCACACAGGCTAGCCCTGCCCTGCACTCACCCATGTACTACTTCCTGCGTCACCTCTCAGTGGTGGAGCTCCTGTACACCACGGATATTGTGCCCAGGACCCTGGCCGACCtggcctccccacacccccaagcCATCTCCTTCCAGGGCTGTGTAGCCCAGATGTATGTCTTCATTGTCCTGGGCATTTCAGAGTGCTGCCTGCTCACAGCCATGGCCTATGACCGCTACATTGCCATCTGCCGGCCCCTGCACTATTCCGCCCTCATGAACTGGCGGGCCTGCATGGCCATGGTGGCTGTTTCCTGGCTCATGGGCATCATCACAGCCACCACCCACTCGTCCCTCATCTTCACTCTGCCtttccccagccaccccatcgtCCCGCACTTCCTCTGTGACATCCTGCCGGTACTGAGACTGGCAAGTGCTGGGAAGCACAAGAGTGAAATCTCTGTGGTGACAGCCACCGTGGTCTTCATCATGGTCCCCTTCTCTCTGATCATGGCTTCTTATGCCCGCATCCTGGGGGCCATCCTGGCAATGGCCTCCACCCAGAGCCGCCGCAAGGTCTTCtccacctgctcctcccacctgctTGTGGTCTTCCTCTTCTTTGGAACAGCCAGCATCACCTACATCCAGCCCCAGGGGGGCTCCTCTGTCACCATGAACCGCATCCTCAGCCTCTTCTACACAGTCATCACACCCATGCTCAACCCCATCATCTATACCCTTCGGAACAAGGAGGTGGCAGGTGCCCTGCGGCGCATGGTCAAGAGGCAGGTCTCCTCACCCTGA